Proteins encoded within one genomic window of Gasterosteus aculeatus chromosome 18, fGasAcu3.hap1.1, whole genome shotgun sequence:
- the lats1 gene encoding serine/threonine-protein kinase LATS1, protein MKRGEKPEGYRQMRPKTFPTSNYSGNSQHMLQEIRNSLRNLSKPSDPPKVDVGGAGKMVSEDPRQQGRSVNGKNHHHKALQEIRKSLEPFANETSTSGPEVNQHMSGFEEPSRNMGAVIDYMGKVSYHDAAWEQMVVANPNTTVLKAAGSSHIQQAVLRRPSWKGSKESLVPRHGPLMMDGMMYRSDSPGPPPAFPQGHPGNNQRVNPPLPPQVRSVTPPPNRGAMPTAPSWDSNPSTKRYSGNIDYLLPRSSPVPQGARADGYQSSAPQNQRGISPVPVGHQPIIMQSSGVSKFTFPSSWSQNGSPQPDYMAGGSRQPPPPYPLNQSSRHSPTDQQMQSGGPASSPSYLNGGNIPQSMMVPSRNSHNLEMYNIGPPQSWSQAPLNPNQPQSSSGNQDLSPSWQHNMPVRSNSFNNHQLNSRPAHPSGSQPSATTVTAIMQAPILQPVKSMRVQKPELHTAVAPTHPPWMQHPPPSPAAPAYQEPPAPAPQIPVVAEAPSYQGPPPPYPKHLLQQQAAPGPPAYDPGANKLSPGREEAAEEESVDAPRDKAVESVAATEKENKQITTSPVPVRRNKKDEEPRGESGRVALYSPQAFKFFMEQHVENILKNHQMRIRRRKQLESEMQRVGLSSEAQEQMRMMLCQKESNYIRLKRAKMDKSMFKRIKTLGIGAFGEVCLARKEDTGALYAMKTLRKKDVLLRNQVAHVKAERDILAEADNEWVVRLYYSFQDRDNLYFVMEYIPGGDMMSLLIRLGIFKEELAQFYIAELTCAVESVHKMGFIHRDIKPDNILIDRDGHIKLTDFGLCTGFRWTHDSKYYQSGDHVRQDSMDFSKEWEDATNCRCTDRLKPLERRKARQHQRCLAHSLVGTPNYIAPEVLLRTGYTQLCDWWSVGVILYEMVVGQPPFLATTPLETQMKVINWKNMLHIPPPAKLSPEASDLIANLCRSPEERLGKDGVDEIKAHPFFKDTDFSSDLRQQAAPYVPTIAHSTDTSNFDPVDPEKLRSGDGDGNLNDTLNGWFRNGKHPEHAFYEFTFRRFFDDNGHPYSCPKPIEYGGYDGDEAAPEGPGEASRDLVYV, encoded by the exons ATGAAGAGAGGGGAGAAACCCGAAGGATACAGACAGATGAGACCCAAGACGTTTCCCACCAGCAACTACAGCGGCAACAGCCAACACATGCTGCAGGAAATAAGGAATAGTCTGCGCAACTTGTCCAAACCCTCGGACCCACCTAAAGTGGACGTCGGAGGTGCTGGGAAAATGGTTTCTGAGGACCCAAGGCAACAAGGGCGCTCCGTCAACGGTAAAAACCATCACCACAAGGCCTTGCAAGAGATCCGCAAATCCCTGGAGCCTTTTGCCAACGAGACCAGTACCTCGGGCCCCGAGGTGAACCAACACATGTCTGGGTTTGAAGAG CCAAGTCGCAATATGGGGGCAGTTATAGACTACATGGGTAAGGTGAGCTACCACGACGCAGCGTGGGAACAGATGGTTGTTGCCAACCCCAACACTACAGTTCTGAAAGCCGCAG GCTCTTCTCATATCCAGCAGGCTGTGCTGAGGAGGCCGAGCTGGAAAGGTTCGAAGGAGTCGCTGGTGCCTCGACACGGTCCTCTCATGATGGATGGAATGATGTACCGCTCAGACAGCCCCGGACCTCCGCCCGCCTTCCCACAGGGTCACCCTGGCAACAACCAGAGAGTCAATCCTCCGCTGCCGCCGCAGGTGCGCAGTGTCACGCCTCCACCAAACCGCGGTGCCATGCCTACGGCGCCATCCTGGGACAGCAACCCGTCAACCAAGCGCTACTCTGGCAACATAGATTACCTTTTACCGCGCAGCTCTCCGGTACCCCAGGGGGCCCGGGCTGATGGGTACCAGTCGTCAGCCCCTCAGAATCAACGGGGGATCAGCCCAGTGCCTGTGGGCCACCAGCCCATCATAATGCAAAGCTCTGGGGTGAGTAAGTTCACCTTCCCCTCCAGCTGGTCTCAGAATGGCTCCCCTCAGCCCGATTACATGGCGGGGGGCAGTAGACAGCCTCCTCCGCCTTACCCACTCAACCAGAGCAGCCGGCACAGTCCCACTGACCAGCAGATGCAGTCCGGAGGACCTGCATCCTCCCCCTCGTACCTCAATGGTGGGAACATCCCTCAGTCCATGATGGTTCCCAGCCGGAACAGTCACAACCTGGAAATGTATAACATAGGTCCTCCTCAGTCCTGGTCCCAGGCGCCTCTGAACCCCAACCAGCCTCAGTCTTCCTCCGGGAACCAGGATCTGTCCCCATCGTGGCAGCACAACATGCCGGTGCGCTCAAATTCCTTCAACAACCACCAGCTGAACAGCAGACCGGCCCACCCGTCGGGCTCCCAGCCTTCTGCCACCACAGTCACGGCCATCATGCAGGCCCCCATCCTGCAGCCGGTCAAAAGCATGCGTGTCCAGAAGCCCGAGTTGCACACCGCCGTCGCTCCCACGCACCCTCCGTGGATGCAGCATCCTCCGCCATCTCCCGCCGCGCCCGCTTACCAAGAGCCCCCAGCTCCGGCACCCCAGATTCCTGTCGTTGCAGAAGCCCCCAGTTACCAGGGCCCCCCTCCGCCCTATCCCAAGCATCTCCTCCAACAGCAGGCTGCGCCGGGACCCCCGGCCTACGATCCCGGGGCCAATAAGCTCAGCCCGGGCCGAGAGGAAGCGGCCGAGGAGGAGAGCGTCGACGCCCCCCGGGACAAGGCGGTGGAGAGCGTCGCCGcaacagagaaagagaataaGCAAATCACCACGTCGCCCGTTCCCGTCCGCCGCAACAAGAAAGACGAAGAGCCGAGAGGGGAGTCCGGGAGAGTCGCACTCTACTCCCCCCAGGCCTTCAAGTTCTTCATGGAGCAACACGTGGAGAATATCCTGAAGAACCATCAGATGAGGATtcggaggaggaagcagctggaAAGTGAAATGCAAAGG GTTGGATTGTCTTCAGAAGCTCAAGAGCAGATGCGCATGATGCTCTGCCAGAAGGAGTCTAACTACATCCGGCTAAAGCGAGCCAAGATGGATAAATCCATGTTTAAAAGAATCAAGACGCTGGGCATCGGAGCCTTCGGCGAGGTATGCTTGGCCAGAAAGGAGGACACGGGAGCGCTGTACGCCATGAAGACGCTCCGCAAGAAGGACGTGCTGCTGAGGAACCAGGTGGCCCACGTCAAGGCGGAGAGGGACATCCTGGCCGAGGCGGACAATGAGTGGGTGGTGCGTCTCTACTACTCGTTCCAGGACCGGGACAACCTGTACTTTGTCATGGAGTACATTCCCGGAGGGGACATGATGAGCCTCCTCATCCGGCTCGGCATCTTCAAAGAAGAGCTGGCTCAGTTCTACATCGCCGAGCTCACGTGCGCGGTGGAAAGCGTCCACAAGATGGGCTTCATCCACCGAGACATCAAGCCCGACAACATCCTCATAGACCGAGATGGACACATCAAGCTGACGGACTTCGGCCTCTGCACCGGCTTCCGCTGGACGCACGACTCAAAGTATTACCAGAGTG GGGACCACGTGAGGCAGGACAGCATGGACTTCAGTAAGGAATGGGAAGACGCCACCAACTGCCGCTGCACGGACCGCCTGAAGCctctggagaggaggaaggcccGGCAGCACCAGCGCTGCCTGGCCCACTCGCTGGTCGGCACGCCAAACTACATAGCGCCAGAGGTGCTGCTCCGGACGG GATACACGCAGCTGTGTGATTGGTGGAGCGTCGGCGTCATCTTGTATGAAATGGTGGTGGGACAGCCTCCCTTCTTGGCGACCACGCCCCTGGAGACGCAGATGAAG GTGATAAACTGGAAGAACATGCTGCACATTCCGCCGCCGGCCAAGCTCAGCCCCGAGGCGTCCGACCTCATCGCCAACCTGTGCCGCAGCCCCGAGGAGCGCCTCGGCAAAGACGGCGTCGACGAGATCAAGGCCCACCCGTTCTTCAAGGACACCGACTTCTCCAGCGACCTGCGGCAGCAGGCGGCGCCGTACGTGCCCACCATCGCCCACTCCACAGACACCTCCAACTTTGACCCCGTGGACCCGGAGAAGCTGCGCAGCGGCGACGGCGACGGCAACCTCAACGACACGCTCAACGGCTGGTTCCGCAACGGCAAGCACCCCGAGCACGCCTTCTACGAGTTCACCTTCCGCCGCTTCTTCGACGACAACGGCCACCCCTACAGCTGCCCCAAGCCCATCGAGTACGGGGGCTACGACGGGGACGAGGCGGCCCCCGAGGGCCCGGGGGAGGCCAGCAGGGACCTGGTCTACGTGTAG